The Candidatus Deferrimicrobiaceae bacterium DNA window CGTACCCATACCAAGGAGGAAGACATGACCCCGAAAGAAGCGCTGGAATTCGCCAAGAGCAAGAAGATCGAGATGGTGGACCTGAAGTTCATGGATTTCGTGGGGACCTGGCAGCACTTCGCCGTTCCCATCTATGAGCTGCAGGAGGACAACTTCGAGGAAGGGTTCGGATTCGACGGATCGAGCATCCGCGGGTGGCAGCCGATCCACGCCTCCGACATGCTCGTCATCCCCGACGCCGCCACCGCCATTCCCGATCCGTTCATCGCGCGGCCGACGCTGTCCCTCATCTGCAACATCGTCGATCCGATCACGAAGGAGGCCTACTCGCGCGACCCGCGCAATATCGCGCGGAAAGCCGAGGCGCACCTGAAATCCACCGGGATCGCCGACGCCGCGTTCTTCGGCCCGGAAGCCGAGTTCTTCATCTTCGACGACATCCGGTACGCCACGGGATCCAACTTCGGGTACTACTATATCGACTCCGAGGAAGGGGTATGGAACACCGGGCGGGAGGAGAAGCCCAACCTGGGCTACAAGCCGCGCCACAAGGAGGGGTACTTCCCCGTCCCCCCCACCGACTCCCTCCATGACGTGCGCGACGAGATGGTGCGGGTGATGGAGTCCGTCGGGCTCAAGATCGAGGCCCAGCACCACGAGGTCGCCACGGCCGGCCAGGCGGAGATCGATCTCCGGTTCGACACGCTGGTGAAGTGCGCCGACGCGCTGCAGTGGTACAAGCACATCTGCAAGAACGTGGCGAGGAAATTCGGCAAGACCGTCACCTTCATGCCCAAGCCTCTCTTCGCGGACAACGGGAGCGGGATGCACACGCACCAGTCCCTGTGGAAAGGGGGGAAGCCCCTCTTCGCCGGGGAGGAGTACGGGGGGCTGTCCAAGATGGCCCTTCACTACATCGGCGGGATCCTGAAGCATGCGTCCGCCATATGCGCCTTCTCCAACCCGACGATGAACTCCTACAAGAGGCTCGTTCCCGGGTTCGAGGCGCCGGTGAACCTGGCGTACTCGAGCCGGAACCGGTCCGCCGCCGTCCGGATCCCGATGTATTCGGCCTCCCCGAAGGCGAAGCGGCTCGAGTTCCGGACGCCCGACCCGTCCTGCAACGGGTACATCGCCTTCGCCGCGATGCTCATGGCCGGGCTGGACGGCGTCCAGAACAAGATCCACCCCGGGGAGCCGCTGGACAAGGACATCTACGCCCTCTCCCCGGAGGAGCTCGCCGGCGTCCCGACCACGCCCGGGTCGCTCGAGGAGTCGCTCAGGGCCCTGGAATCGGACCACGACTTCCTGTTCAAGGGCGATGTGTTCACCGCCGACGTGGTCGAGAAGTGGATCGAGTACAAGATGGACGCCGAGGTCAACCCGACCAAGA harbors:
- the glnA gene encoding type I glutamate--ammonia ligase, producing MTPKEALEFAKSKKIEMVDLKFMDFVGTWQHFAVPIYELQEDNFEEGFGFDGSSIRGWQPIHASDMLVIPDAATAIPDPFIARPTLSLICNIVDPITKEAYSRDPRNIARKAEAHLKSTGIADAAFFGPEAEFFIFDDIRYATGSNFGYYYIDSEEGVWNTGREEKPNLGYKPRHKEGYFPVPPTDSLHDVRDEMVRVMESVGLKIEAQHHEVATAGQAEIDLRFDTLVKCADALQWYKHICKNVARKFGKTVTFMPKPLFADNGSGMHTHQSLWKGGKPLFAGEEYGGLSKMALHYIGGILKHASAICAFSNPTMNSYKRLVPGFEAPVNLAYSSRNRSAAVRIPMYSASPKAKRLEFRTPDPSCNGYIAFAAMLMAGLDGVQNKIHPGEPLDKDIYALSPEELAGVPTTPGSLEESLRALESDHDFLFKGDVFTADVVEKWIEYKMDAEVNPTKMRPHPYEFFLYFDC